In Streptococcus dysgalactiae subsp. dysgalactiae, the following are encoded in one genomic region:
- a CDS encoding YneF family protein, producing the protein MSTTIWILLLIVALGVGVFGGIFIARKQIEKEIGEHPRLTPEAIREMMSQMGQKPSEAKIQQTYRNIVKQSKAAVAKGKK; encoded by the coding sequence ATGTCAACAACTATTTGGATTTTATTACTTATTGTTGCCCTTGGGGTAGGTGTTTTTGGTGGGATTTTTATTGCCCGTAAACAGATTGAAAAAGAAATTGGTGAACACCCACGTTTAACACCAGAGGCTATTCGTGAAATGATGAGCCAGATGGGGCAAAAACCAAGCGAAGCAAAAATCCAACAAACTTACCGTAATATTGTGAAACAATCAAAAGCAGCCGTTGCTAAGGGTAAAAAATAA
- the racE gene encoding glutamate racemase, whose translation MDTRPIGFLDSGVGGLTVVRELMRQLPHEKVVYIGDSARAPYGPRPAEQIREYTWDLVRFLLTKNVKMIVFACNTATAVAWEEVKEALDIPVLGVILPGSSAAIKSTTKGQVGVIGTPMTIASDIYRQKIQLLAPTVEVTSLACPKFVPIVESNEIRSSVAKKVVYESLTPLVGKIDTLVLGCTHYPLLRPIIQNVMGPSVKLIDSGAECVRDISVLLNYFEINGSRCQEKVKHHFYTTASPEIFQEIASVWLNQKIDVEHVTL comes from the coding sequence ATGGATACAAGACCAATTGGTTTTTTAGATTCTGGTGTGGGAGGTTTGACCGTAGTTCGTGAGTTGATGCGGCAACTTCCTCATGAAAAAGTGGTATATATTGGTGATTCAGCTAGGGCCCCTTATGGTCCAAGGCCTGCTGAGCAGATTAGAGAATACACATGGGATCTTGTCCGTTTTTTGCTGACCAAAAATGTGAAAATGATTGTTTTTGCTTGTAATACAGCAACAGCAGTAGCTTGGGAAGAGGTCAAAGAAGCTTTGGACATCCCTGTTTTAGGTGTGATTTTACCTGGATCGAGTGCAGCAATAAAATCGACAACCAAAGGTCAGGTTGGTGTGATTGGAACACCGATGACAATAGCCTCGGACATTTACCGTCAAAAAATTCAATTACTAGCACCAACAGTAGAGGTGACTAGTCTAGCTTGTCCTAAATTTGTCCCCATTGTCGAGTCTAATGAAATACGTTCTAGCGTCGCTAAAAAAGTCGTCTATGAAAGTTTGACGCCCTTGGTGGGTAAAATTGACACGCTTGTTCTAGGCTGTACGCATTATCCTCTGCTTCGTCCGATTATTCAAAACGTTATGGGGCCGTCGGTCAAGTTGATCGATAGCGGGGCAGAATGTGTTCGGGATATTTCTGTTCTTTTAAACTACTTTGAAATTAATGGTAGTCGCTGTCAAGAAAAGGTAAAACACCATTTTTATACAACGGCAAGTCCTGAAATCTTTCAAGAGATTGCCTCAGTATGGTTAAACCAAAAAATAGATGTGGAGCATGTGACCTTATGA
- the yidC gene encoding membrane protein insertase YidC codes for MKLKLNRILFSGLALSILFTLTGCVGRDAHGNPKGMIWEFLGKPMSYFIDYFANNAGLGYGLAIIIVTIVVRTLILPLGLYQSWKASYQSEKMAFLKPVFEPINKRIKQASSQEEKMAAQTELMAAQRAHGINPLGGIGCLPLLIQMPFFSAMYFAAQYTKGVSTSTFMGIDLGSRSLVLTAIIAALYFFQSWLSMMAVSEEQREQMKTMMYTMPIMMIVMSFSLPAGVGLYWLVGGFFSIIQQLITTYILKPQLHKQFEEEYAKNPPKVYQSTSSRKDVTPSQNMEQAILPKKTKSNRNAGTQRKR; via the coding sequence TTGAAACTAAAATTAAATCGCATCCTCTTTTCAGGACTGGCTCTGTCAATTCTATTCACTTTGACAGGTTGTGTTGGAAGAGACGCTCACGGAAATCCGAAAGGTATGATTTGGGAATTTCTTGGAAAACCCATGTCATATTTTATTGATTACTTTGCAAACAATGCCGGACTAGGTTATGGACTTGCTATTATCATTGTTACCATTGTTGTGAGAACGCTTATCTTACCTCTGGGACTTTACCAATCTTGGAAAGCAAGTTATCAATCTGAGAAAATGGCCTTCTTGAAACCTGTTTTTGAACCAATCAATAAGCGTATCAAACAGGCAAGTAGTCAAGAGGAAAAAATGGCTGCCCAAACAGAATTAATGGCTGCTCAGCGTGCCCATGGGATTAATCCTCTTGGAGGTATCGGCTGTTTACCTCTTCTCATCCAGATGCCATTCTTCTCTGCCATGTATTTTGCCGCTCAATACACTAAAGGGGTATCAACAAGTACCTTTATGGGTATTGACCTTGGTAGCCGTAGTTTAGTGTTAACAGCAATTATCGCCGCTCTTTACTTCTTCCAATCATGGTTATCAATGATGGCCGTTTCAGAAGAACAACGTGAGCAAATGAAGACGATGATGTACACCATGCCTATCATGATGATAGTCATGTCCTTCTCACTTCCTGCAGGTGTTGGTCTTTACTGGCTAGTTGGTGGTTTCTTTAGTATCATTCAACAGTTAATCACCACTTACATCTTAAAACCTCAATTGCATAAGCAATTTGAAGAAGAATACGCTAAAAATCCGCCTAAGGTATACCAATCAACTTCTTCTCGTAAGGATGTTACTCCTTCACAAAACATGGAACAAGCTATCTTGCCTAAAAAAACAAAATCAAACCGTAACGCTGGAACACAACGAAAACGTTAA
- a CDS encoding metallophosphoesterase → MASKTIIVMSDSHGDRDIVQVIKDKYLGQVDAIFHNGDSELKSSDPIWDGIYVVGGNCDYDAGYPDDLVTQLDSLTIAQTHGHFYHINFTWDKLDYFAQEAEADLCLYGHLHRPAAWQVGKTIFVNPGSVSQPRGEVNEKLYARIDVTDTTIRVNYFTRQHELYPLLSKEFKR, encoded by the coding sequence ATGGCAAGCAAAACAATCATAGTAATGAGTGATTCTCACGGCGATCGAGACATCGTTCAAGTCATTAAAGATAAGTATCTTGGTCAAGTTGATGCTATTTTCCATAATGGGGATTCTGAATTGAAAAGTTCGGATCCTATTTGGGATGGGATTTATGTGGTTGGAGGAAACTGTGATTACGACGCTGGTTACCCAGATGATCTCGTGACACAACTAGATAGTCTTACCATTGCTCAGACACACGGACATTTCTACCACATTAATTTTACGTGGGATAAATTGGACTATTTTGCTCAGGAAGCAGAAGCAGACCTCTGCTTATATGGTCACCTGCACCGTCCCGCAGCTTGGCAAGTTGGGAAAACGATTTTTGTTAACCCTGGGTCTGTCTCACAACCTCGTGGTGAGGTCAATGAAAAACTCTATGCCCGTATTGACGTGACAGATACTACTATTAGGGTCAACTATTTTACCCGACAACATGAGCTTTACCCATTACTATCTAAGGAATTTAAACGATGA
- the greA gene encoding transcription elongation factor GreA translates to MAEKTYPMTLTEKEQLEKELEELKLVRRPEVVERIKIARSYGDLSENSEYDAAKDEQAFVEGQISTLETKIRYAEIIDSDAVAKDEVAIGKTVVVQEVGTTDKDTYHIVGAAGADIFSGKISNESPIAQALIGKKTGDKVRIESPAATYDVEIISVEKTN, encoded by the coding sequence ATGGCTGAAAAAACCTATCCAATGACCCTAACTGAAAAAGAACAACTTGAAAAAGAATTAGAAGAATTAAAACTCGTTCGTCGCCCAGAAGTTGTGGAACGCATTAAAATTGCTCGTTCATATGGAGATCTTTCTGAAAACTCTGAGTATGATGCTGCTAAAGATGAGCAAGCCTTTGTGGAAGGTCAAATTTCAACTTTGGAAACAAAAATCCGTTACGCTGAAATCATTGATAGCGACGCTGTTGCTAAGGATGAAGTTGCCATTGGTAAAACAGTTGTAGTTCAAGAAGTTGGTACGACAGATAAAGATACTTACCACATCGTTGGTGCTGCAGGAGCAGATATTTTCTCAGGTAAAATTTCCAATGAGAGTCCGATTGCGCAAGCCTTAATTGGTAAAAAAACAGGTGATAAGGTTAGAATTGAATCACCAGCTGCTACTTATGATGTTGAAATCATCAGCGTTGAAAAAACAAATTAA
- a CDS encoding nucleoside-triphosphate diphosphatase, with protein MSEKIYEYKDETNWFIGKMTGHNMITGWGIDREIIKRIDDLLDGIAATLDWENPKGYDVSVVRYQSPLSLIAFIIDMINQETQREIKVIPHAGTILLTENGQLLAVYLPEGGVSTDAFFASSTDGFGDTLLIATRNEGKTKEFRRLFGDLGYRVENLNDYPELPDVAETGVTFEENARLKAETISRLTGKMVLADDSGLKVDALGGLPGVWSARFSGPDATDDSNNAKLLHELAMVFDQKDRSAQFHTTLVVAAPDKDSLVVEAEWPGHIATQPKGDNGFGYDPLFIVGETGRHAAELEADEKNHLSHRGQAVRKLMEVFPIWQAKQS; from the coding sequence ATGAGTGAGAAAATTTATGAATATAAAGATGAGACCAATTGGTTTATCGGGAAGATGACCGGTCATAATATGATTACGGGGTGGGGAATAGATCGTGAGATCATTAAAAGAATAGATGATCTTTTAGATGGTATTGCCGCAACGTTAGACTGGGAAAATCCTAAAGGTTATGATGTTTCAGTGGTGCGGTACCAGTCTCCTTTGTCTCTCATCGCCTTTATTATCGATATGATTAACCAAGAAACCCAGCGTGAGATTAAGGTGATTCCCCATGCAGGTACGATTCTGTTAACGGAAAATGGGCAACTACTTGCTGTTTATCTCCCAGAGGGTGGTGTGTCAACAGATGCATTTTTTGCCTCCAGTACGGATGGTTTTGGGGACACTCTTTTAATTGCCACCAGAAATGAGGGGAAAACCAAAGAATTTCGTCGTTTGTTTGGAGACCTCGGGTATCGTGTGGAAAATCTCAACGATTATCCTGAATTGCCAGATGTGGCAGAAACGGGTGTCACTTTTGAAGAAAATGCCCGCTTGAAGGCGGAAACCATTTCACGCTTAACAGGGAAGATGGTTTTGGCAGATGATTCGGGATTAAAAGTAGATGCTTTGGGTGGCTTACCTGGGGTTTGGTCTGCGCGTTTCTCAGGACCAGATGCCACTGATGATAGCAACAATGCTAAATTATTACACGAGTTAGCAATGGTCTTTGATCAAAAGGACCGTTCAGCACAGTTCCATACAACGTTGGTAGTAGCTGCTCCTGATAAAGATAGCTTGGTTGTTGAAGCTGAATGGCCAGGCCACATTGCTACACAACCTAAGGGAGACAACGGCTTTGGCTATGATCCTCTCTTTATTGTAGGAGAGACAGGACGTCATGCAGCAGAATTAGAGGCTGATGAAAAGAATCATCTGTCTCATCGAGGTCAAGCTGTTCGAAAATTAATGGAGGTCTTTCCAATATGGCAAGCAAAACAATCATAG
- a CDS encoding HD domain-containing protein: MHYTEDKEYMEHVGHLIAHPRFQKLDGIVQHHHSTRLEHSINVSYSSYKLAKRFGWDAKSTARGGLLHDFFYYDWRVTKFNKGHAWVHPRIAVRNAKKLTELNKKEEDIILKHMWGATVAFPRYKESYIVTLVDKYWAVKEAATPLRQKWTNRRFLRRKTLQSHNR; the protein is encoded by the coding sequence ATGCATTATACAGAAGATAAAGAATACATGGAACATGTTGGTCATTTGATTGCTCATCCTCGCTTCCAAAAATTAGATGGTATTGTTCAGCACCACCATTCGACACGTCTAGAACATTCTATAAACGTTTCTTATTCAAGTTATAAGTTGGCTAAACGATTTGGCTGGGATGCTAAAAGCACTGCCAGAGGAGGATTACTCCATGACTTCTTTTATTATGATTGGCGCGTGACCAAGTTCAACAAAGGTCATGCCTGGGTTCATCCGCGTATTGCTGTACGAAACGCGAAAAAATTGACAGAACTTAATAAAAAAGAAGAAGATATTATTTTAAAACACATGTGGGGAGCAACAGTCGCTTTTCCACGCTATAAAGAAAGTTATATTGTGACTCTAGTCGATAAATATTGGGCTGTTAAGGAGGCTGCAACCCCCTTGAGGCAAAAATGGACGAATCGACGATTTTTACGTCGTAAGACACTTCAAAGTCACAATCGCTAA
- a CDS encoding segregation/condensation protein A, which produces MDIKVKDFEGPLDLLLHLVSKYKVDIYEVPIVEVIEQYLAYIETLQAMKLEVAGEYMLMASQLMLIKSRRLLPKIVEEPQDDDNLEQDLLDKIEEYSRFKALSQELAEQHNRRAKYYSKPKQELIFEDAVLQEDKTVMDLFLAFSKIMTAKREAFKNNHTVIERDDYRIEDMMVSIEKRLEKDKVVSLSAIFDDCQSLNEVITLFLASLELIKMHLVIVEQATNFGQIILRKEMP; this is translated from the coding sequence ATGGATATAAAAGTTAAAGATTTTGAAGGACCTCTAGATTTACTGCTGCATTTGGTGTCCAAGTACAAGGTTGATATTTACGAGGTACCGATTGTAGAAGTCATTGAACAGTACCTTGCCTACATTGAAACCTTGCAGGCCATGAAATTAGAGGTTGCTGGCGAATACATGCTGATGGCAAGCCAATTAATGCTCATTAAAAGCAGACGTCTTCTTCCCAAAATTGTCGAAGAACCTCAAGACGATGACAATCTAGAGCAAGACTTGCTGGATAAAATTGAAGAATATAGTCGTTTTAAAGCTCTTAGCCAGGAATTAGCTGAGCAGCACAATCGTCGGGCCAAATATTATTCAAAGCCCAAGCAAGAATTGATTTTTGAAGATGCTGTTTTGCAAGAAGACAAAACCGTGATGGATTTATTTCTTGCTTTTTCCAAAATCATGACGGCTAAACGAGAAGCCTTTAAAAATAACCATACGGTGATTGAACGTGATGATTATCGAATTGAGGACATGATGGTGTCGATTGAAAAGCGACTGGAGAAGGATAAGGTGGTTAGCCTATCTGCTATCTTTGACGATTGCCAGTCCCTAAATGAAGTGATTACCTTATTTCTAGCCAGCTTGGAATTAATCAAGATGCACTTAGTTATTGTAGAACAAGCCACAAATTTTGGTCAGATTATTTTGAGAAAGGAGATGCCATGA
- a CDS encoding GNAT family N-acetyltransferase, with protein MLIRQVQEADWETIAAIERDNFSPQEAATKEAIRERIRLIPDTFLVALIDQKIVGYIEGPVMAKPILEDHLFHHVKSNPVSGGYITITSLSIVKAFQQQGIGIALLAAMKDLAVAQRRDGIILTCHDYLIPYYEMNGFHNQGLSESEHGGAIWYQMFWHP; from the coding sequence ATGCTTATTAGACAGGTCCAAGAAGCTGATTGGGAGACTATTGCTGCTATTGAACGTGATAATTTTTCACCACAAGAAGCGGCGACAAAAGAAGCTATTAGAGAACGTATTCGCCTTATTCCCGATACTTTTTTAGTGGCTCTTATTGATCAAAAAATTGTTGGTTACATCGAAGGACCGGTGATGGCTAAACCTATTTTGGAAGATCATCTATTTCATCACGTTAAAAGCAATCCTGTAAGTGGTGGCTATATTACTATCACTAGTCTCTCGATTGTTAAGGCTTTTCAACAACAAGGAATTGGAATTGCTCTTTTGGCAGCAATGAAAGATCTCGCAGTAGCTCAGCGTAGAGATGGTATTATTTTGACTTGTCATGATTACCTTATCCCTTACTACGAGATGAATGGGTTCCATAATCAAGGTCTCTCAGAATCAGAGCATGGTGGAGCTATTTGGTATCAAATGTTTTGGCACCCTTAA
- the xerD gene encoding site-specific tyrosine recombinase XerD, whose translation MITYIEAFIASKTLSLNSQKAYQYDLQQFSQVVGERISQDKLSLYQNSLSAISPSAKKRKISTVNQFLYYLYQENYLDHYFRITDRTKLPTANKQDLALIDWDCFYRDTSLAVGQLIALLMLELGLTPSDLACIEVANLDLTFQVLSLQTAKGVRVLPLSRQLIPFLERQRNGKERYLFEHQGQAFSRQWFFNQLKGFLESIGYKELTAQKLREQFILKEKSRGTSIMELSQFLGLKSPATLEKYYKS comes from the coding sequence ATGATAACCTATATTGAAGCTTTTATTGCGAGTAAAACCTTATCTTTAAATAGTCAAAAGGCTTACCAATACGATTTGCAGCAATTTTCTCAAGTTGTTGGGGAACGTATTAGTCAGGATAAATTGTCCCTTTATCAAAACAGTTTATCGGCAATTAGCCCATCTGCTAAAAAACGAAAGATATCTACGGTTAATCAGTTTCTGTATTACTTGTATCAGGAAAATTACTTGGACCATTATTTTAGGATAACGGATCGAACAAAGCTTCCGACAGCTAACAAACAAGACCTTGCTCTAATTGATTGGGACTGTTTTTACCGAGATACTTCTTTGGCGGTGGGGCAGCTAATCGCTTTGTTGATGTTAGAACTAGGATTGACGCCAAGTGATTTAGCCTGTATTGAGGTAGCGAATCTCGATTTAACTTTCCAAGTGTTGAGTTTACAGACAGCAAAAGGTGTTCGTGTATTGCCGTTATCTCGCCAGCTTATCCCGTTCTTAGAAAGACAACGAAATGGTAAAGAGAGATACCTTTTTGAACACCAAGGTCAAGCTTTTTCAAGGCAATGGTTTTTTAACCAACTAAAAGGATTTCTCGAAAGCATAGGGTATAAGGAATTAACCGCACAAAAATTACGGGAGCAGTTTATTTTGAAGGAAAAGTCGAGAGGAACATCAATCATGGAGCTTAGTCAGTTTCTAGGATTGAAAAGCCCAGCGACTTTAGAAAAATATTACAAATCATAA
- the cbpB gene encoding cyclic-di-AMP-binding protein CbpB, with product MIAKEFETFLMSHLDSYLIPAEDLAIFINTHNADHVMLLLVSNGFSRVPVITREKKYVGTISISDIMTYQAQGQLTDWEMRQTDIGEIVNTKIETISITSSLTEIMHKLVDYPFLPVVDQEERFVGIITRKSILKAVNSLLHDFTDDYTITKK from the coding sequence ATGATTGCAAAAGAATTTGAAACGTTTTTAATGAGTCATTTGGATAGCTACCTCATTCCAGCGGAAGATTTAGCCATTTTTATTAACACGCATAATGCAGACCATGTGATGCTACTCTTAGTTAGCAACGGGTTTTCAAGAGTTCCGGTGATTACGCGGGAGAAAAAATATGTGGGAACCATCAGCATCTCTGATATCATGACTTATCAAGCTCAAGGACAGTTGACTGACTGGGAGATGCGTCAAACGGATATCGGAGAGATAGTTAATACCAAAATCGAAACCATTAGTATTACTTCCAGTTTAACAGAAATCATGCATAAGTTAGTTGATTATCCTTTCTTGCCAGTTGTGGATCAAGAAGAGCGCTTTGTCGGTATTATCACTCGAAAATCGATTTTAAAAGCAGTCAACAGCCTTCTGCATGATTTTACAGACGATTATACCATTACTAAAAAATGA
- the yidD gene encoding membrane protein insertion efficiency factor YidD → MITKLLVAPVKAYQRYISPLFPPTCRYRPTCSAYMITAIEKHGAKGVLMGLARILRCHPFVAGGDDPVPDHFSLKRNNKALKK, encoded by the coding sequence ATGATTACAAAATTATTAGTAGCACCTGTTAAAGCTTATCAACGTTACATTTCCCCTTTATTTCCGCCAACATGTCGTTATCGACCAACGTGTTCAGCTTATATGATCACTGCTATTGAAAAGCATGGAGCTAAAGGGGTGTTAATGGGATTAGCGAGAATATTGAGGTGCCATCCCTTTGTTGCTGGTGGTGACGACCCTGTTCCTGATCATTTCAGTTTAAAAAGAAATAATAAGGCTCTGAAAAAATGA
- a CDS encoding Bax inhibitor-1/YccA family protein yields MNDHVIYTQSDTGLNQFFAKIYSLVGMGIGLSAFVSYLMLYPFRDNLVSIIANQPMVYYGAVIIELILVSVASGAARKNTPAALPLFLIYSALNGFTLSFIIAIYTQTTVFQAFVSSAVVFFAMSVLGVKTKRDMTGLRKAMFAALIGIIVASLINLFIGSGMMSYVISIISVLIFSGLIASDNQMIKRVYQATNGQVGDGWAVAMALSLYLDFINLFISLLRLFGRND; encoded by the coding sequence ATGAACGATCATGTCATTTACACGCAATCCGATACAGGACTAAATCAATTTTTTGCAAAGATTTATAGTCTGGTAGGGATGGGAATTGGCTTGTCAGCCTTCGTTTCTTATTTGATGCTCTACCCTTTTAGAGACAACCTCGTATCTATCATTGCTAATCAACCCATGGTCTACTATGGGGCTGTGATTATTGAGTTAATTTTGGTTTCTGTGGCAAGTGGTGCTGCTCGTAAAAATACACCAGCTGCCTTGCCTCTTTTTCTCATTTATTCTGCCTTAAACGGTTTCACGCTTAGTTTTATTATTGCTATTTACACACAAACAACTGTATTTCAAGCTTTTGTTTCCTCTGCTGTTGTTTTCTTTGCAATGTCAGTGCTTGGTGTGAAAACCAAACGTGATATGACCGGTCTAAGGAAGGCTATGTTTGCTGCTTTGATTGGGATTATTGTAGCTAGTCTGATTAATCTCTTTATTGGCAGTGGGATGATGAGTTATGTCATTAGTATTATTTCCGTGCTAATTTTCTCAGGTCTCATCGCATCAGACAATCAAATGATTAAGCGTGTTTATCAAGCGACAAATGGTCAGGTTGGAGATGGCTGGGCGGTAGCTATGGCCCTTAGTCTATACCTAGACTTTATTAACTTATTTATTAGTCTTCTTCGTCTTTTTGGACGAAATGACTAA
- the scpB gene encoding SMC-Scp complex subunit ScpB yields the protein MKSYLSQIEALLFVAGEEGLSLRQLATMLSLTPAALQQQLKKLSQKYESDSDSSLCLMESSNTYKLVTKEIFSDLLRDYAKAPINQSLSRASLEVLSIIAYKQPITRIEIDDIRGVNSSGALTKLLAFELIKEAGKKEVIGRPRLYATTDYFLDYMGINHLDQLVDVSAIELADEESALFKQETEND from the coding sequence ATGAAGAGCTATTTGTCACAGATAGAAGCATTGCTATTTGTTGCAGGTGAAGAAGGATTGAGCCTAAGGCAGTTAGCAACCATGCTCTCCTTGACTCCAGCAGCTTTACAACAACAATTGAAAAAGCTCTCTCAAAAATATGAATCTGATTCAGACTCTAGCCTTTGCTTAATGGAATCATCAAATACTTATAAATTGGTGACCAAGGAAATTTTTTCTGACCTTTTACGAGATTATGCTAAGGCCCCTATCAATCAAAGTTTATCTCGTGCCAGTTTAGAAGTATTATCTATCATTGCTTACAAGCAACCTATTACTCGGATAGAAATTGATGATATTCGAGGGGTCAATTCAAGTGGTGCCTTAACCAAATTATTAGCTTTTGAACTCATAAAAGAAGCTGGAAAGAAAGAAGTGATTGGCCGTCCTCGCTTGTATGCCACGACAGATTATTTTCTTGATTATATGGGAATTAATCATCTGGACCAGTTAGTGGATGTATCAGCTATCGAATTAGCCGATGAAGAAAGTGCTCTTTTCAAACAGGAGACTGAGAATGACTGA
- a CDS encoding pseudouridine synthase, translating to MRINKYIAHAGVASRRKAEELIKQGLVTLNGQVITDLATTVKSGDVVEIEGSPIYNEEKVYYLLNKPRGVISSVSDDKGRKTVLDLLPQVKERIYPVGRLDWDTSGVLILTNDGDFTDTMIHPRNEIDKVYLARVKGIATKENLRPLTRGVVIDGKKTKPARYNIIRVEADKNRSIVKLTIHEGRNHQVKKMFESVGLLVDKLSRTRFGTLELTGLRPGESRQLNKKEISQLHNLANTKK from the coding sequence ATGAGAATTAATAAATACATTGCCCATGCGGGTGTTGCCAGTCGTCGTAAGGCTGAAGAATTGATTAAGCAAGGCCTAGTCACCTTAAATGGTCAGGTCATTACAGATTTAGCAACCACTGTTAAATCGGGAGACGTGGTTGAAATAGAAGGAAGTCCTATTTACAACGAGGAAAAGGTTTACTATTTGCTTAATAAGCCACGCGGTGTTATTTCCAGTGTGTCAGATGACAAAGGTCGTAAAACGGTACTGGATTTACTGCCTCAGGTTAAAGAACGGATTTACCCTGTTGGACGTTTAGACTGGGATACATCAGGTGTTCTTATTCTAACCAATGATGGTGATTTTACTGATACCATGATTCACCCAAGAAATGAGATTGATAAGGTTTATTTAGCGCGTGTCAAAGGTATTGCAACGAAAGAGAATCTTCGTCCGCTAACGCGAGGAGTGGTGATTGATGGGAAGAAAACGAAGCCGGCTCGTTATAATATTATCCGCGTAGAAGCTGATAAGAATCGTTCCATTGTCAAACTGACAATTCATGAGGGACGAAATCATCAGGTAAAAAAAATGTTTGAATCTGTGGGGCTATTGGTGGATAAATTGTCTCGTACACGTTTTGGAACTCTTGAGTTGACTGGTTTAAGACCAGGTGAATCAAGACAATTAAATAAGAAAGAAATTAGCCAACTGCATAATTTGGCCAATACCAAAAAATGA
- a CDS encoding acylphosphatase has protein sequence MKKVRLLVSGRVQGVGFRYATYALALDIGDIYGRVWNNSDGTVEILAQSKDSDKIAKFIQEVRKGPSKWAKVSYVDVTMANFEDFQDFRMSN, from the coding sequence ATGAAAAAAGTTCGCTTACTGGTCTCTGGACGTGTACAAGGTGTTGGTTTTCGATACGCTACCTATGCTTTAGCTCTAGACATAGGAGATATTTATGGCCGTGTTTGGAACAATAGCGATGGGACCGTTGAAATTCTGGCCCAATCAAAAGATTCCGATAAAATAGCCAAATTTATTCAAGAAGTCCGCAAAGGTCCATCCAAATGGGCAAAAGTCAGTTATGTAGATGTTACCATGGCTAATTTTGAAGACTTTCAGGACTTTCGAATGAGCAATTAA
- a CDS encoding TrmH family RNA methyltransferase, with protein sequence MVITSKANQLIKQTKKLLQKKHRQQSYLIEGWHLFEEAQQSGQGFRHIFVLEELAERVADQEKVVLVSADVLKELTDSPSPQGIIAEVDMPQLAFPTDYQGKYLILEDVQDPGNLGTIIRTADAAGFDGVFLSEKSADVYNSKTLRSMQGSHFHLSIWRTDIYKICREMQEHNTPVLATTLSKVSVDYKTVPHQESFALVMGNEGQGISAEMTALADQLVHITMPGQAESLNVAVAAGILIFSFI encoded by the coding sequence ATGGTTATTACATCAAAAGCAAATCAACTGATTAAACAAACGAAAAAATTACTGCAGAAAAAGCATCGCCAGCAATCCTATTTAATTGAAGGATGGCACCTTTTTGAAGAAGCTCAACAATCTGGTCAAGGTTTTCGACATATTTTTGTTCTAGAAGAATTGGCTGAGCGTGTCGCTGATCAAGAAAAAGTGGTTCTTGTTAGTGCAGACGTATTAAAAGAATTAACAGACTCCCCCAGTCCTCAAGGGATTATCGCTGAGGTCGACATGCCCCAGTTAGCCTTTCCAACAGATTACCAAGGGAAATACTTGATTTTAGAAGATGTTCAGGACCCAGGTAATCTAGGTACCATCATTCGTACAGCAGACGCTGCTGGATTTGATGGGGTGTTTCTTTCGGAAAAATCAGCAGATGTTTACAATTCAAAGACTCTACGTTCTATGCAAGGAAGTCATTTTCATCTTTCCATTTGGCGGACAGATATCTACAAAATTTGTCGGGAAATGCAAGAACATAATACCCCGGTTTTAGCGACGACACTCTCAAAAGTCTCTGTTGACTACAAAACAGTTCCACACCAAGAGAGTTTTGCATTGGTCATGGGGAATGAAGGACAAGGCATTAGTGCTGAAATGACAGCCTTAGCTGATCAATTGGTTCACATCACAATGCCAGGTCAGGCAGAAAGTTTAAATGTTGCTGTAGCGGCAGGAATCCTCATTTTCAGCTTCATTTAA